The following are encoded together in the Nodosilinea sp. PGN35 genome:
- a CDS encoding GDSL-type esterase/lipase family protein encodes MDIWLLAAQLALGPGASPGEMAGGIPEAEAIVAEPGITDAVLPYPAGPDRCSHSSPNAEICPTNGGGLATADAARQPQSMGAAAARWPRPAQVMTPGRRPAVPPLDPDARPVTGAQLYQFRTAALQAGEFYAQATPYRYIHQWQRAFVSPTHGDWQALLAAEAAAMARRQGQSPLTVMVGDSLALWLPLNELPQHQLWLNQSISGETTTHMLGRLHYFADTQPQTVHLMAGINDLKQGVPETEVIDNLYQLMARLKQQHPRARLVVYSILPTRLREVSSDRIQRVNQRLAALAAHQGATYVDLHPSFSDSQGLLRVDLTTDGLHLSSQGYTLWQAALVSY; translated from the coding sequence ATGGATATTTGGCTATTGGCGGCTCAGCTAGCCCTAGGCCCTGGGGCCAGCCCCGGGGAAATGGCTGGGGGAATACCTGAGGCGGAAGCAATTGTGGCAGAGCCAGGCATCACCGATGCGGTTCTGCCCTACCCGGCTGGCCCAGACCGATGCTCCCACAGCAGCCCTAACGCTGAGATCTGCCCGACAAACGGCGGCGGTCTGGCGACGGCAGATGCCGCGCGGCAGCCTCAATCGATGGGGGCCGCCGCTGCCCGCTGGCCCCGCCCCGCCCAGGTGATGACCCCCGGCCGCCGTCCCGCTGTTCCTCCCCTAGACCCTGACGCTCGCCCCGTTACCGGCGCTCAGCTGTACCAGTTTCGCACCGCCGCCCTCCAGGCCGGAGAATTCTATGCCCAGGCGACTCCGTACCGCTATATCCACCAGTGGCAGCGGGCCTTTGTCTCCCCTACCCACGGCGACTGGCAAGCGCTGCTGGCGGCAGAGGCCGCGGCCATGGCCCGTCGCCAGGGGCAGTCCCCGCTGACGGTGATGGTGGGCGATTCGCTGGCGCTGTGGCTGCCGCTCAACGAGTTGCCCCAGCACCAGCTGTGGCTGAACCAGAGCATTTCGGGGGAGACCACGACCCACATGCTGGGGCGGCTACACTACTTTGCCGACACCCAGCCCCAAACCGTGCACCTGATGGCCGGCATCAACGACCTCAAGCAGGGGGTACCCGAAACTGAGGTGATCGACAATCTCTATCAACTGATGGCTCGTCTCAAGCAGCAGCATCCCCGGGCGCGGCTGGTGGTGTACTCCATTTTGCCGACGCGGCTGCGGGAGGTGTCGAGCGATCGCATTCAGCGGGTCAACCAGCGCCTGGCAGCCCTGGCAGCTCACCAGGGAGCCACCTACGTAGATTTACACCCCAGCTTCAGCGACAGCCAGGGGCTGCTGCGGGTAGACCTCACCACCGACGGGCTGCACCTCAGTTCCCAGGGCTACACCCTGTGGCAGGCGGCGCTAGTCAGCTATTGA